The region CGGTACTTAGAAAAAACTTGTTGGATCAAAAAAACACTCAAATACTCTATACCGGTGAATTGCCAGAACTATTGGACGCCGATTTATTGAGAGCTGTTTATGGCTATAACTTTGAGTTGCGCCAAGTGGATGATCTAGAAAAAGTTCCTGCATTTAACGGCAGCAGCATTTATATTTCGCAAAAAAATGACATTGGCCATTTTGACCTTGTTCCCAATGTTGATTTCTTTATCAATATTCACGCTCACTTGGGCAGTGTTCTATTAGTTAACGGTTCAAAAAACGAATCTTATATTTCAGATATTCAGCATGTAAGAAGAAGGGAGACCATAGCCATGACTCCAGCCGATTCTTATACCGCGTTACAATCACTGGTTGAAAAAACTCTTATACCAACAAGGGAAACTTTAGCTGTGGAGTCCAATAAAAAGAGCGTGTTAGCATCCATTGCAACAGTTACGGGTTCCCAAACAAAAGCCTTAGTAGGTTCTTGTGGTTTATCCATTCAATATGCTATTATGATGGGGCTGATAGATGAAGCATTAGAAAAACATCCTGGTAAGGCAATTAAGTTTATAGTCCCTCCTAATTGTTATGGTGGCACAAATGATCAAGCTAGACGAGTAGCAGCTTGCCTTGACACTGTTGAAGTGGTGGATCTACCCGTGGATGGAGATAACGATATGGTTAAAAGTATTGATACTGTTTTAAATCAAATAGCTCATGAAGATGCGATACCTTATATCATTGCTGAAATCCCAACCAATCCTAGAGTTGAAGTGCCAGATCTTCTCCAGTTGAAAGCGGTCTTAACAAAAGAGCGCACCACCAATACTGGTGAAGTGGCTATAGATCCTGTTTTTATTTTAGATCAAACTTTTTGTCCTAATTATCACTTTTTAGGAGATGGAAAAATACTCTCTACTGTAAGAACTATATCCTATGCAAGTGGATCAAAATTTCCAAGCGGTGGTCAATGTACTGCTGGATATTGTATAGGAAATAAAAAGACAGTCTCTTTGATGGATAAAGTGGAAAAACATTTAATTTTCTGCGATAATGAGGCGACTGATCTGCAATATGA is a window of Nonlabens sp. MB-3u-79 DNA encoding:
- a CDS encoding PLP-dependent transferase; this encodes MSDSKVLHYIKEVLENMPKDWIGLTTHRLDLYEEKLAKTQFLEQFETLFEADNTQTSALSILPTAYDYIRLGHPLSSILEWAIAQLNHTESDHVISFASKTIPVLAVLRKNLLDQKNTQILYTGELPELLDADLLRAVYGYNFELRQVDDLEKVPAFNGSSIYISQKNDIGHFDLVPNVDFFINIHAHLGSVLLVNGSKNESYISDIQHVRRRETIAMTPADSYTALQSLVEKTLIPTRETLAVESNKKSVLASIATVTGSQTKALVGSCGLSIQYAIMMGLIDEALEKHPGKAIKFIVPPNCYGGTNDQARRVAACLDTVEVVDLPVDGDNDMVKSIDTVLNQIAHEDAIPYIIAEIPTNPRVEVPDLLQLKAVLTKERTTNTGEVAIDPVFILDQTFCPNYHFLGDGKILSTVRTISYASGSKFPSGGQCTAGYCIGNKKTVSLMDKVEKHLIFCDNEATDLQYEILARQLPSMNQRINDAYKNTREFVNFIAKTLPEAKINFVSEDIADQGFTPSVFSLDLPTKGSTDEERESYKRTLNLKLIHLMIAEIPDESKFCVSYGQLKGCYWTVPATSTQGTTKEGDKDYIVRASLSPNLDLERHKEVFLEFVEQI